Proteins encoded in a region of the Lathamus discolor isolate bLatDis1 chromosome Z, bLatDis1.hap1, whole genome shotgun sequence genome:
- the LOC136005456 gene encoding purine nucleoside phosphorylase-like isoform X2, whose translation MCKETADWLRARTAQCPKTAIICGSGLGGLADVLDNKTVFLYEDILHFPRSTVAGHLGRLVFGELNGQPCVCMQGRFHCYEGYSVSMVTFPIRVLFLLGVEILIVTNAAGGLNPNFQVGDIMFIRDHISMFGLGGQNPLRGPNDERFGVRFPCMSDAYEQDLLGLAMESAQELGFVSFTREGVYCQLAGPSYETIAECRVLQALGADAVGMSTIPEVIVARHCGLRVLGISLITNKVVMSYNSQEKANHEEVLRVSVVRAEALQKLVTHLLGKLGESTNPL comes from the exons ATGTGTAAGGAAACAGCAGATTGGTTGCGTGCCCGCACTGCCCAGTGCCCAAAGACTGCCATCATCTGTGGATCTGGACTGGGAGGCCTGGCTGATGTGTTGGATAACAAGACAGTCTTCCTGTATGAGGACATCCTTCACTTCCCACGGAGCACAG TTGCAGGGCATCTTGGCAGATTGGTGTTTGGGGAGCTGAATGGACAGCCCTGTGTGTGTATGCAGGGACGTTTCCACTGTTACGAAGGGTACTCTGTCAGCATG GTTACTTTTCCCATCAGGGTCTTGTTTCTCCTCGGGGTGGAGATCTTGATTGTCACAAATGCTGCTGGGGGACTGAATCCCAACTTCCAAGTGGGAGATATCATGTTCATTAGGGATCACATCAGTATGTTTGGCTTGGGAGGGCAGAATCCACTGCGTGGGCCAAATGATGAGAG GTTTGGAGTGAGGTTTCCCTGCATGTCAGATGCTTACGAACAAGACCTGCTTGGCCTGGCAATGGAGAGTGCTCAGGAGCTGGGCTTTGTGAGCTTCACCCGAGAAGGAGTGTACTGCCAGCTGGCTGGTCCCTCCTATGAAACCATTGCTGAGTGCCgtgtgctgcaggcactgggagcAGATGCTGTAG GCATGAGCACCATCCCAGAAGTAATTGTAGCCAGGCACTGTGGCCTCCGCGTTCTTGGCATCTCCCTCATCACAAACAAGGTGGTGATGAGCTACAACAGTCAAGAGAAAGCCAACCATGAGGAAGTGCTGCGCGTCTCAGTGGTCCGGGCTGAAGCGTTGCAGAAGCTGGTCACACACCTCCTTGGCAAACTGGGGGAAAGCACAAACCCTCTGTGA
- the CALB2 gene encoding calretinin isoform X1, giving the protein MAGPQQAPHLHLAELTASQFLDVWRHFDADGNGYIEGKELENFFQELESTRKGAGVDSKNDNLGDKMKEFMHKYDRNADGKIEMAELAQILPTEENFLLCFRQHVGSSSEFMEMVPSQAWRRYDTDRSGYIEANELKGFLSDLLKKANRPYDEPKLQEYTQTILRMFDMNGDGKLGLSEMSRLLPVQENFLLKFQGVKLSSEEFNAIFAFYDKDGSGFIDENELDALLKDLYEKNKKEMSIQQLTNYRKSIMNLSDAGKLYRKELEIVLCSEPPV; this is encoded by the exons ATGGCCGGCCCGCAGCAGGCCCCGCACCTCCACCTGGCCGAGCTCACCGCGTCCCAGTTCCTCGACGTCTGGCGACACTTCGACGCAGACG gaAATGGCTACATTGAAGGCAAAGAACTGGAAAACTTCTTCCAGGAGCTGGAAAGCACAAGGAAGGGGGCGGGTGTG GATTCAAAGAATGACAACTTGGGTGACAAGATGAAGGAGTTTATGCACAAGTACGACAGAAATGCTGACGGCAAAATTGAGATGGCAGAG CTGGCCCAGATCCTGCCCACGGAGGAAAACTTCCTGCTGTGTTTCCGCCAGCATGTGGGCTCCAGCTCAGAGTTCATGGAG ATGGTTCCTTCACAGGCTTGGCGCAGGTACGACACAGACCGCAGCGGCTACATCGAAGCCAATGAGCTCAAG GGCTTCCTGTCAGACCTGCTGAAGAAGGCGAACCGGCCCTACGACGAGCCCAAGCTGCAGGAGTACACACAGACCATT CTGCGGATGTTCGACATGAACGGTGACGGGAAGCTGGGCCTCTCAGAGATGTCACG ACTTCTGCCTGTGCAAGAAAACTTCCTTCTGAAGTTTCag GGGGTGAAGCTGTCCTCGGAGGAGTTCAATGCCATCTTTGCCTTCTATGACAAG GATGGAAGTGGCTTCATTGATGAGAACGAGCTGGATGCACTTTTGAAAGACCTGTATGAGAAGAATAAGAAA gagaTGAGCATCCAGCAGCTCACCAACTACAGGAAGAGCATCATGAACCTGTCCGACGCGGGAAAGCTCTACCGCAAGGAACTGGAGATTGTGCTTTGCAGCGAGCCCCCTGTGTAG
- the LOC136005456 gene encoding purine nucleoside phosphorylase-like isoform X1: MAYAEEDRNSYEMCKETADWLRARTAQCPKTAIICGSGLGGLADVLDNKTVFLYEDILHFPRSTVAGHLGRLVFGELNGQPCVCMQGRFHCYEGYSVSMVTFPIRVLFLLGVEILIVTNAAGGLNPNFQVGDIMFIRDHISMFGLGGQNPLRGPNDERFGVRFPCMSDAYEQDLLGLAMESAQELGFVSFTREGVYCQLAGPSYETIAECRVLQALGADAVGMSTIPEVIVARHCGLRVLGISLITNKVVMSYNSQEKANHEEVLRVSVVRAEALQKLVTHLLGKLGESTNPL, encoded by the exons ATGGCCTATGCTGAGGAAGACAG AAATAGCTATGAGATGTGTAAGGAAACAGCAGATTGGTTGCGTGCCCGCACTGCCCAGTGCCCAAAGACTGCCATCATCTGTGGATCTGGACTGGGAGGCCTGGCTGATGTGTTGGATAACAAGACAGTCTTCCTGTATGAGGACATCCTTCACTTCCCACGGAGCACAG TTGCAGGGCATCTTGGCAGATTGGTGTTTGGGGAGCTGAATGGACAGCCCTGTGTGTGTATGCAGGGACGTTTCCACTGTTACGAAGGGTACTCTGTCAGCATG GTTACTTTTCCCATCAGGGTCTTGTTTCTCCTCGGGGTGGAGATCTTGATTGTCACAAATGCTGCTGGGGGACTGAATCCCAACTTCCAAGTGGGAGATATCATGTTCATTAGGGATCACATCAGTATGTTTGGCTTGGGAGGGCAGAATCCACTGCGTGGGCCAAATGATGAGAG GTTTGGAGTGAGGTTTCCCTGCATGTCAGATGCTTACGAACAAGACCTGCTTGGCCTGGCAATGGAGAGTGCTCAGGAGCTGGGCTTTGTGAGCTTCACCCGAGAAGGAGTGTACTGCCAGCTGGCTGGTCCCTCCTATGAAACCATTGCTGAGTGCCgtgtgctgcaggcactgggagcAGATGCTGTAG GCATGAGCACCATCCCAGAAGTAATTGTAGCCAGGCACTGTGGCCTCCGCGTTCTTGGCATCTCCCTCATCACAAACAAGGTGGTGATGAGCTACAACAGTCAAGAGAAAGCCAACCATGAGGAAGTGCTGCGCGTCTCAGTGGTCCGGGCTGAAGCGTTGCAGAAGCTGGTCACACACCTCCTTGGCAAACTGGGGGAAAGCACAAACCCTCTGTGA
- the CALB2 gene encoding calretinin isoform X2 → MAGPQQAPHLHLAELTASQFLDVWRHFDADGNGYIEGKELENFFQELESTRKGAGVDSKNDNLGDKMKEFMHKYDRNADGKIEMAELAQILPTEENFLLCFRQHVGSSSEFMEAWRRYDTDRSGYIEANELKGFLSDLLKKANRPYDEPKLQEYTQTILRMFDMNGDGKLGLSEMSRLLPVQENFLLKFQGVKLSSEEFNAIFAFYDKDGSGFIDENELDALLKDLYEKNKKEMSIQQLTNYRKSIMNLSDAGKLYRKELEIVLCSEPPV, encoded by the exons ATGGCCGGCCCGCAGCAGGCCCCGCACCTCCACCTGGCCGAGCTCACCGCGTCCCAGTTCCTCGACGTCTGGCGACACTTCGACGCAGACG gaAATGGCTACATTGAAGGCAAAGAACTGGAAAACTTCTTCCAGGAGCTGGAAAGCACAAGGAAGGGGGCGGGTGTG GATTCAAAGAATGACAACTTGGGTGACAAGATGAAGGAGTTTATGCACAAGTACGACAGAAATGCTGACGGCAAAATTGAGATGGCAGAG CTGGCCCAGATCCTGCCCACGGAGGAAAACTTCCTGCTGTGTTTCCGCCAGCATGTGGGCTCCAGCTCAGAGTTCATGGAG GCTTGGCGCAGGTACGACACAGACCGCAGCGGCTACATCGAAGCCAATGAGCTCAAG GGCTTCCTGTCAGACCTGCTGAAGAAGGCGAACCGGCCCTACGACGAGCCCAAGCTGCAGGAGTACACACAGACCATT CTGCGGATGTTCGACATGAACGGTGACGGGAAGCTGGGCCTCTCAGAGATGTCACG ACTTCTGCCTGTGCAAGAAAACTTCCTTCTGAAGTTTCag GGGGTGAAGCTGTCCTCGGAGGAGTTCAATGCCATCTTTGCCTTCTATGACAAG GATGGAAGTGGCTTCATTGATGAGAACGAGCTGGATGCACTTTTGAAAGACCTGTATGAGAAGAATAAGAAA gagaTGAGCATCCAGCAGCTCACCAACTACAGGAAGAGCATCATGAACCTGTCCGACGCGGGAAAGCTCTACCGCAAGGAACTGGAGATTGTGCTTTGCAGCGAGCCCCCTGTGTAG